From a single Collimonas pratensis genomic region:
- a CDS encoding YkgJ family cysteine cluster protein yields MKSNVHIIKFFRQRIPAFTCVPGCHDCCGPVLASSEEMARLPRKSAQEQDAALAALSCPHLGAEGCQVYDERPLVCRLFGTTPKLACPNGKGPAVMIDPLTEERIYDYFAQTRHVLV; encoded by the coding sequence ATGAAAAGCAATGTTCACATCATCAAGTTCTTCAGGCAGCGCATCCCGGCGTTTACCTGCGTGCCGGGCTGCCATGACTGCTGCGGCCCGGTGCTGGCTTCCAGCGAAGAGATGGCCAGGCTGCCGCGCAAGAGCGCGCAGGAGCAGGATGCGGCGCTGGCGGCGCTCAGCTGCCCGCATCTGGGCGCCGAAGGTTGCCAGGTGTATGACGAACGTCCGCTGGTCTGCCGTTTGTTCGGCACCACGCCCAAGCTGGCCTGCCCCAACGGCAAGGGTCCGGCAGTCATGATCGATCCGCTGACAGAAGAGCGGATCTATGATTATTTCGCGCAAACGCGCCACGTGCTGGTTTGA
- a CDS encoding LysR family transcriptional regulator, with product METMIGMQCFVRSAEAGSFSEAARRLGMTSAAVGKNVARLEAGLGVRLFQRSTRSLTLTEAGESFLHEVKDSLLTIQAAVDNLASAGGQPAGMLKVSMGTGFGRAYMVPLLAPFLAKYPGISPDWHFDNRQIDLIAQGFDAALGGGFELPPGVVARVLAPAHRVLVAAPDYFQDRKTPTSPDELDTFDGIFIRSPQTGRVRSWPLRNRANRQAPVTLRTRMTMSDPEAACESAQMGLGIALVSVPNALPFLRAKSLVRVLPDWYVDGGTLSLYFAAQKLLPAKTRVFVDYVVEHFRQKRLAQQFSAI from the coding sequence ATGGAAACGATGATCGGCATGCAATGCTTCGTCCGCAGCGCCGAAGCCGGCAGCTTTTCCGAGGCGGCGCGGCGGCTCGGCATGACTTCCGCGGCGGTCGGCAAGAACGTCGCCAGGCTGGAAGCGGGGCTGGGCGTGCGGCTGTTCCAGCGCAGTACGCGCAGCCTGACGCTGACCGAGGCAGGCGAAAGTTTCCTGCACGAGGTCAAGGACAGCCTGCTGACGATCCAGGCCGCGGTCGACAACCTGGCCAGCGCTGGCGGCCAGCCGGCCGGCATGCTCAAGGTCAGCATGGGCACCGGCTTTGGCCGCGCCTACATGGTGCCGCTGCTGGCGCCTTTCCTGGCAAAGTACCCGGGCATCTCGCCCGACTGGCATTTCGATAACCGCCAGATCGACCTGATCGCGCAAGGCTTCGATGCCGCCCTCGGCGGCGGCTTCGAATTGCCGCCCGGCGTGGTGGCGCGCGTGCTGGCGCCGGCGCACCGGGTGCTGGTGGCGGCGCCGGACTATTTCCAGGACAGGAAAACGCCAACATCCCCCGATGAGCTGGACACCTTCGACGGCATCTTCATCCGTTCGCCTCAGACCGGGCGGGTGCGTTCCTGGCCTTTGCGCAACCGCGCCAACCGGCAGGCGCCGGTGACGCTGCGCACGCGCATGACCATGAGCGATCCGGAAGCGGCCTGCGAGAGTGCGCAGATGGGGCTCGGCATCGCCCTGGTCAGCGTGCCGAACGCTTTGCCCTTCCTGCGCGCGAAAAGCCTGGTGCGGGTGCTGCCGGACTGGTATGTCGACGGCGGCACTTTGTCGCTCTACTTTGCCGCGCAAAAGCTGCTGCCGGCCAAGACCCGGGTGTTCGTCGATTATGTGGTCGAGCATTTCCGCCAGAAGCGCCTGGCGCAGCAGTTTTCAGCGATCTGA
- a CDS encoding nucleobase:cation symporter-2 family protein — MTSSTEPVDEILPVGKLAALGLQHVLVMYAGAIAVPLIIGGALNLAKSDIAFLISADLFCCGLVTLIQCLGFWKFGIKMPVMMGVTFAAVGPMVAMAGNPQLTIVHIYGAVIVSGIFCVFAAPYMSRLMRFFPPVVTGTVISVIGISLMGVGINWAAGGQPVIGTLVDGVFTKIPNPDYGSPTSLGIALIVLISILLITKYVKGFIANISVLTGMAIGFVIAMAMGKISFYGLGDAEWFAFIRPFHYGWPKFDLGSIISMCLVMIVTMIESTGMFIALGEIVGKKVDDKTLARGLRVDGLGSVIGGIFNTFPYTSFSQNIGLVGVTGVRSRYVCAAAGVILMLFGLFPKMAHVAASIPQFVLGGAGIVMFGMVAATGIKILSSVDFQRNRNNLFIVAVSFGAGMIPIVAPTFFDKMPLFLSTILHSGILLASSMAVLLNLFFNGKGSSEDSHAHALAAAQSSDH; from the coding sequence ATGACCAGCAGCACAGAACCGGTAGATGAAATACTCCCCGTAGGAAAACTTGCGGCCCTCGGCCTGCAGCATGTGCTGGTGATGTATGCCGGCGCCATCGCGGTGCCGCTGATCATCGGCGGCGCCCTCAACCTGGCAAAAAGCGACATCGCTTTCCTGATCAGCGCCGACCTGTTCTGCTGCGGCCTGGTGACCCTGATCCAGTGTCTCGGCTTCTGGAAATTCGGCATCAAGATGCCAGTCATGATGGGCGTCACCTTCGCCGCCGTCGGCCCGATGGTGGCCATGGCCGGCAATCCGCAGCTGACCATCGTACACATTTACGGCGCAGTGATTGTCTCCGGCATCTTCTGCGTCTTCGCGGCGCCCTACATGAGCCGCCTGATGCGCTTCTTCCCGCCGGTCGTGACCGGCACCGTGATCAGCGTCATCGGCATTTCCCTGATGGGCGTCGGCATCAACTGGGCGGCCGGCGGGCAGCCGGTGATCGGTACCCTGGTCGACGGCGTCTTCACCAAGATTCCCAACCCTGACTACGGCTCGCCGACCAGCCTCGGCATCGCCCTGATCGTGCTGATCTCTATCCTGCTGATCACCAAATACGTCAAAGGCTTCATCGCCAACATCTCGGTCCTGACCGGCATGGCGATCGGCTTCGTCATCGCCATGGCGATGGGCAAGATCAGTTTCTACGGCCTCGGCGATGCCGAATGGTTCGCCTTCATCCGCCCCTTCCACTACGGCTGGCCGAAGTTCGACCTCGGCTCCATCATCAGCATGTGCCTGGTGATGATCGTCACCATGATCGAATCGACCGGAATGTTCATTGCGCTGGGTGAAATCGTCGGCAAGAAAGTCGACGACAAGACCCTGGCGCGCGGTTTGCGCGTGGACGGCCTGGGCAGCGTCATCGGCGGCATTTTCAATACCTTCCCGTACACTTCGTTCTCGCAGAACATCGGCCTGGTGGGCGTCACCGGCGTGCGCAGCCGCTATGTCTGCGCCGCCGCCGGCGTAATCCTGATGCTGTTCGGCCTGTTCCCCAAGATGGCGCACGTGGCCGCCTCGATCCCGCAGTTCGTGCTGGGCGGCGCCGGCATCGTCATGTTCGGCATGGTGGCAGCGACCGGCATCAAGATCCTGTCGAGCGTGGATTTCCAGCGCAACCGCAATAACCTGTTCATCGTCGCCGTCAGCTTCGGCGCCGGCATGATCCCTATCGTGGCGCCGACTTTTTTCGACAAGATGCCGCTGTTCCTGTCGACCATTTTGCATAGCGGCATCCTGCTGGCGTCCAGCATGGCGGTCTTGCTGAACCTGTTCTTCAACGGTAAAGGCTCCAGCGAGGACAGCCATGCGCATGCATTGGCGGCGGCGCAAAGCTCAGATCACTAG
- a CDS encoding 8-oxoguanine deaminase — MSKTLLIKNARVVVTMDDARREIAGGAVFIRDNVIEQVGNGADLPQTADEVIDAGNHVVIPGLVNTHHHMYQSLTRVIPAAQNGELFNWLTNLYPIWANLTPEMIQVSTLTAMAELIMSGCTTSSDHLYIYPNGCKLDDSIEAAQQIGMRFHAARGSMSVGQSKGGLPPDRVVEDEKAILQDTQRLIETYHDSSRHAMQRIVVAPCSPFSVSRDLMRESAILARHHGVSLHTHLAENVNDIAYSREKFNMTPAEYAEDCGWVGHDVWHAHCVQLDDDGIYMFARTGTGIAHCPCSNMRLASGIAPIRKMVDAGVAVGIGVDGSASNDGAHMLGEVRQAMLLQRVGFGPDAMTARQALELATLGGAKVLNRDDIGALKPGMSADLVLFDLNKVGFAGGWHDPVAALVFCTPADVAYSIINGRVVVRNGQFTTVDLGNVLERHNKLALSLAEAAR; from the coding sequence ATGTCTAAAACTTTATTGATAAAAAATGCGCGCGTCGTCGTCACCATGGACGATGCGCGCCGTGAAATCGCCGGCGGCGCCGTCTTCATCCGCGACAACGTGATCGAACAGGTCGGCAACGGCGCCGACCTGCCGCAGACTGCCGACGAAGTCATCGACGCCGGCAACCACGTCGTCATCCCCGGCCTGGTGAATACCCATCATCATATGTACCAGAGCCTGACGCGCGTCATCCCGGCGGCGCAGAACGGCGAGCTGTTCAACTGGCTGACCAACCTGTATCCGATCTGGGCCAACCTGACGCCGGAGATGATCCAGGTCTCGACCCTGACCGCGATGGCGGAACTGATCATGTCCGGCTGCACCACCAGCAGCGATCACCTGTACATCTATCCCAACGGCTGCAAGCTCGACGACAGCATCGAAGCGGCGCAGCAGATCGGCATGCGCTTCCATGCCGCGCGCGGCTCGATGAGCGTCGGCCAGTCGAAAGGCGGCTTGCCGCCGGACCGTGTGGTGGAAGACGAAAAGGCGATCCTGCAAGATACCCAGCGCCTGATCGAAACCTATCACGACAGCAGCCGCCATGCGATGCAACGCATCGTGGTGGCGCCCTGCTCGCCGTTCTCGGTGTCGCGCGACCTGATGCGCGAGTCCGCCATACTGGCGCGTCATCACGGCGTCTCGCTGCATACCCACCTGGCGGAAAACGTCAACGACATCGCCTACAGCCGCGAGAAATTCAACATGACGCCGGCCGAGTACGCGGAAGACTGCGGCTGGGTCGGCCATGACGTCTGGCATGCCCACTGCGTGCAACTGGACGATGACGGCATCTACATGTTCGCCCGCACCGGCACCGGCATCGCCCACTGCCCTTGCTCCAACATGCGGCTGGCCTCCGGCATCGCGCCGATCCGCAAGATGGTCGACGCCGGCGTGGCGGTCGGCATCGGCGTCGACGGTTCGGCCTCGAACGACGGCGCCCACATGCTGGGCGAAGTGCGGCAAGCGATGCTGTTGCAGCGCGTCGGTTTCGGCCCGGACGCCATGACGGCGCGCCAGGCGCTGGAACTGGCGACGCTGGGCGGCGCCAAGGTCCTCAACCGCGACGACATCGGCGCCCTGAAGCCGGGCATGTCGGCCGACCTGGTGCTGTTCGATTTGAACAAGGTCGGCTTTGCCGGCGGCTGGCACGATCCGGTGGCGGCGCTGGTGTTCTGCACGCCGGCCGATGTCGCCTACAGCATCATCAACGGCCGCGTAGTGGTGCGCAACGGCCAGTTCACCACGGTCGACCTCGGCAATGTGCTGGAACGGCATAACAAGCTGGCGTTGTCGCTGGCTGAAGCAGCGCGCTAA
- a CDS encoding retropepsin-like aspartic protease, with translation MLPDHPAKKNRLPRSYSLLCMAVLLMAFLHAARAENAASSCRYTNFATFTVKPINGFATIGGSMNGSAVAMMFDSGSQRTQITRRAAEKLGLALSHSNTYGIGLGGESMSYTTRLDDFSFGKLAWRGVRLGVLWDMDKSFNYDVLVGADILFHQDVEISMANRQIKFFEPSACDQSFLAYWDENAASTSTHAIAPDDLRQVVTVHINGKEASALLDSGASTSIIDLAAAARAGITTESPGVVALGSGGGVGKHRSQMWQAQFQSFAIGEEIISNPKICIMDLYGAARSDSNHVAATNTMLHDQPEMVLGADFLHSHRLLFALSQKRLYFSYLGGQVFGTSSKTKLAEEAASP, from the coding sequence ATGCTGCCTGATCATCCTGCTAAAAAGAATCGGCTTCCTCGGTCGTACTCACTGCTCTGCATGGCAGTGTTGCTGATGGCATTTCTGCATGCCGCACGCGCGGAAAATGCGGCAAGCAGTTGTCGCTATACGAATTTCGCCACATTTACGGTCAAGCCGATCAACGGCTTCGCCACAATCGGGGGCAGCATGAACGGCAGCGCCGTTGCAATGATGTTCGACAGCGGTTCGCAGCGCACCCAGATTACTCGGCGGGCAGCGGAAAAGCTGGGATTGGCGCTCAGCCATTCCAATACCTACGGGATAGGATTGGGCGGTGAATCCATGTCGTACACAACACGGCTTGATGACTTCTCATTTGGCAAGCTAGCCTGGCGCGGTGTGCGTTTGGGCGTCCTGTGGGACATGGACAAGTCCTTCAATTATGACGTGCTGGTCGGCGCCGATATCCTGTTTCACCAAGACGTAGAGATTTCCATGGCGAATCGGCAAATCAAGTTTTTTGAGCCGAGCGCTTGCGACCAGTCATTTTTAGCATATTGGGATGAAAATGCGGCGAGCACGTCGACGCATGCGATTGCTCCCGACGATCTGCGCCAGGTGGTGACGGTTCACATCAATGGCAAGGAAGCAAGCGCGCTGCTGGACAGCGGGGCATCTACTTCGATCATTGATCTTGCAGCGGCAGCGCGTGCCGGGATCACTACCGAATCGCCCGGGGTAGTGGCATTAGGCAGTGGGGGCGGGGTCGGAAAACATCGTTCACAGATGTGGCAGGCGCAGTTTCAAAGCTTTGCGATAGGCGAGGAAATCATCAGCAATCCAAAGATTTGCATCATGGATCTCTACGGGGCGGCGCGCTCAGATTCCAATCATGTCGCCGCTACCAACACCATGCTCCATGATCAGCCTGAGATGGTGCTCGGCGCGGATTTTCTGCATTCTCACCGTCTGTTGTTCGCATTGAGCCAGAAGCGTCTCTATTTTTCCTATCTCGGAGGACAGGTATTTGGCACAAGCAGCAAAACCAAGCTTGCAGAAGAAGCTGCGTCGCCATGA
- a CDS encoding allantoate amidohydrolase produces MTTLEQLNSADAQAFVTTLHGIYEHSPWIPLRAAAQRPFANVTALKQAMQAVVSSASREEQLGLIRAHPELAGKAAIAGELTAESTGEQAKAGLNLCTAEEFATLQKLNADYNQKFGFPFILAVKGADGQGLSRQAIIATFSRRLKNQFDDELGEALRQIGRIAEMRSNDLLGYTPALGKTIMQWAEQIGAWSDDDNGLTCAYMTDTHRRTAAQIAGWMREAGMQAEIDAVGNVVGRYLSDNASAKTLMTGSHYDTVRNGGKYDGREGILLPIAIVKHLHERGEKLPFHFEIVAFSEEEGVRFKSTFLGSNAIIGQFNLELLNNLDRDGVSMRDALLQAGHDPAAISAIARNPADLLGYVEVHIEQGPVLLQRDLPVGIVTSIAGSCRYMVQLKGVASHSGTTPMAMRKDAAAAAAEILLYVEQRCGQDQQASLVGTVGQLQVPNGSTNVIPGACIFSLDIRAADDGIRDAAVEDVLRHIETVCARRCVEANVEKMVSAPAAPCAPWLMEQLSAATERAGVKPFKLASGAGHDAMTIAKITDVAMLFTRCGNGGISHNPLETMTADDAEVSAQILLDFLRHFKAKS; encoded by the coding sequence ATGACAACACTAGAACAATTGAACAGCGCCGATGCGCAGGCTTTCGTGACAACGCTGCACGGCATCTACGAACATTCGCCGTGGATCCCGCTGCGCGCCGCTGCCCAACGTCCATTCGCCAACGTCACCGCGCTCAAGCAGGCGATGCAAGCAGTGGTCAGCAGCGCCAGCCGCGAAGAGCAGCTGGGCCTGATCCGCGCCCACCCGGAGCTGGCCGGCAAGGCTGCCATTGCCGGCGAACTGACGGCGGAATCGACCGGCGAGCAAGCCAAGGCTGGCCTCAACCTGTGCACAGCCGAGGAATTCGCCACGTTGCAAAAGCTGAACGCCGATTACAACCAGAAATTCGGCTTCCCCTTCATCCTGGCGGTCAAGGGCGCCGACGGCCAAGGTCTGTCGCGCCAGGCCATCATCGCCACTTTCAGCCGCCGCCTGAAAAACCAGTTCGACGATGAACTGGGAGAAGCCTTGCGCCAGATCGGCCGCATCGCTGAAATGCGCAGCAACGACCTGCTCGGCTACACGCCAGCATTGGGCAAGACCATCATGCAATGGGCAGAGCAGATCGGCGCCTGGAGCGACGACGACAACGGCCTTACTTGCGCCTACATGACCGACACGCACCGCCGCACCGCCGCCCAGATCGCCGGCTGGATGCGCGAAGCCGGCATGCAAGCAGAAATCGATGCGGTCGGCAATGTGGTCGGACGCTACCTGTCGGACAACGCCTCGGCGAAGACGCTGATGACCGGTTCCCACTACGACACTGTGCGCAACGGCGGCAAGTACGATGGCCGCGAAGGTATCCTGTTGCCGATCGCCATCGTCAAGCACCTGCACGAGCGCGGTGAGAAACTGCCCTTCCATTTTGAAATTGTCGCCTTCTCGGAAGAGGAAGGCGTGCGCTTCAAGAGCACTTTCCTGGGCAGCAACGCCATTATCGGCCAGTTCAACCTGGAACTGCTGAACAATCTCGACCGCGACGGCGTCAGCATGCGCGACGCCCTGCTGCAGGCCGGCCACGACCCGGCGGCGATTTCTGCCATCGCGCGCAATCCGGCGGATCTGCTGGGCTATGTCGAAGTGCATATCGAGCAAGGCCCGGTGCTGCTGCAGCGCGACCTGCCGGTCGGCATCGTCACCTCGATCGCCGGCAGCTGCCGCTACATGGTGCAGCTGAAAGGCGTCGCCAGCCACTCCGGCACCACGCCGATGGCGATGCGCAAGGATGCCGCCGCCGCCGCCGCGGAAATCCTGCTGTATGTCGAACAGCGCTGCGGACAAGACCAGCAGGCTTCGCTGGTCGGCACCGTCGGCCAGCTGCAGGTGCCTAACGGCTCCACCAACGTGATCCCTGGCGCCTGCATCTTCTCGCTGGATATCCGCGCCGCCGACGACGGCATCCGCGACGCCGCGGTGGAAGACGTATTGCGCCATATCGAGACAGTCTGCGCGCGCCGCTGCGTCGAAGCCAATGTCGAAAAAATGGTCTCGGCGCCGGCCGCGCCTTGCGCGCCATGGCTGATGGAACAACTGTCTGCCGCCACCGAACGGGCCGGCGTGAAACCGTTCAAACTCGCTTCCGGCGCTGGCCATGATGCCATGACCATCGCCAAAATAACGGATGTCGCCATGCTTTTCACGCGTTGCGGCAACGGGGGCATCAGCCACAATCCATTGGAGACAATGACTGCGGACGATGCCGAAGTATCGGCGCAAATCTTGCTGGATTTCCTACGCCACTTCAAAGCCAAGTCTTGA
- a CDS encoding transferase spermidine synthase, which produces MTIPSSFELLLEQSGGQPFVFEHGDMRTLHFDHKYVQSAMSIAEPHKLLLSYTRAMMGFLLFHPAPRHILLVGLGGGSLAKYCYRHFPDARITVLELSAEVIALRDHFMIPADDQRFQVIHTDAAAYMQAQQGNIADIIMLDGFSADGPAEALSTSGFYAACLRNLAAGGIVVSNLWDRPDFLVQAIGQALAASDWRIWWCRTSDSHNCIAFFIKGSVTPLFRTMILRRAKKLDAQFGLQLSELVPSFQLVRDQPEEESV; this is translated from the coding sequence ATGACCATACCCTCTTCCTTCGAACTATTGCTCGAGCAAAGCGGCGGACAGCCCTTTGTGTTTGAGCACGGCGACATGCGCACACTGCATTTTGACCACAAGTACGTGCAAAGCGCGATGTCGATTGCCGAGCCGCACAAGCTGCTGCTGAGTTATACGCGGGCCATGATGGGCTTCCTGCTGTTTCACCCGGCGCCCAGGCACATCCTGCTGGTCGGCTTGGGCGGCGGTTCTCTAGCCAAATACTGCTATCGCCATTTCCCTGACGCCCGCATCACCGTGCTCGAACTGAGTGCAGAAGTGATCGCCTTGCGCGACCATTTCATGATTCCGGCCGACGACCAGCGCTTCCAGGTGATCCACACCGATGCCGCAGCCTACATGCAGGCACAGCAGGGAAACATCGCCGACATCATCATGCTGGACGGTTTTTCCGCCGACGGTCCCGCCGAGGCGCTCAGCACCAGCGGCTTCTATGCCGCCTGCCTGCGTAACCTTGCTGCTGGCGGCATCGTGGTGTCGAATCTGTGGGACCGCCCGGATTTCCTGGTGCAAGCGATCGGCCAGGCGCTGGCGGCATCCGACTGGCGCATATGGTGGTGCCGCACCAGCGACAGCCATAACTGCATTGCTTTTTTTATCAAAGGCAGCGTCACGCCGTTGTTCAGAACGATGATACTTAGACGGGCAAAAAAACTGGATGCGCAGTTTGGATTGCAGCTGTCGGAGCTGGTGCCATCGTTCCAGCTCGTCAGAGACCAGCCTGAGGAAGAGTCGGTTTAA
- a CDS encoding 3-oxoacyl-ACP reductase family protein, producing the protein MTNHQAAAVLDNKVAFIQGGSRGIGAAIAKRLAKNGAAVAFSYVSSPEKAAQVVQHIEAAGGRALAIQADSADAWQIKAAIAKTVSTFGRLDILVNNAGVLAIAPLAEFSLEDFDRTLAINVRSVFIASQEAARHMGDGGRIINIGSTNAERMPFAGGGPYAMSKSALVGLTRGLARDLGPRGITINNVQPGPVDTDMNPANSEFATSLKAMMPIGRYGTDEEIAGFVAYLASPEAAYITGASLTIDGGFAA; encoded by the coding sequence ATGACGAACCATCAAGCAGCCGCCGTACTGGACAACAAAGTCGCCTTCATCCAAGGCGGTTCGCGCGGCATCGGCGCCGCCATCGCTAAACGCCTGGCCAAGAACGGCGCGGCGGTCGCCTTCAGCTATGTCAGCTCGCCGGAAAAAGCCGCGCAAGTGGTCCAGCATATCGAAGCAGCCGGCGGCCGGGCGCTGGCGATCCAGGCCGACAGCGCCGATGCCTGGCAGATCAAGGCCGCCATCGCCAAGACCGTCAGCACTTTCGGCCGGCTGGATATCCTGGTCAACAACGCTGGTGTGCTGGCGATAGCGCCGCTGGCCGAATTCAGCCTGGAAGACTTTGACCGTACGCTCGCCATCAACGTCCGCAGCGTTTTCATCGCCAGCCAGGAAGCCGCGCGCCACATGGGCGACGGCGGCCGCATCATCAACATCGGCAGCACCAACGCCGAGCGCATGCCGTTTGCCGGCGGCGGTCCCTACGCCATGAGCAAGTCGGCGCTGGTCGGCCTGACCCGCGGCCTGGCGCGTGACCTCGGCCCGCGCGGCATCACCATCAACAACGTGCAGCCAGGCCCGGTCGACACCGACATGAATCCGGCCAACAGCGAATTCGCCACCAGCCTGAAGGCCATGATGCCGATCGGCCGCTATGGCACGGACGAGGAAATTGCCGGCTTCGTCGCCTACCTGGCCAGCCCGGAAGCGGCCTACATCACCGGCGCCAGCCTCACCATCGATGGCGGATTCGCAGCCTGA
- a CDS encoding LysR substrate-binding domain-containing protein — MAKLPDHLDIHLIRILYLLLCEKNVSRVALKLNQPQPSISASLRKLRELTGDPLLVRGARGMVPTQHGESLLKPAKRILEETERLFVQKTAFVPQAEARTFHIAAPDYMNTPFFLEVVARLRRESPKSRIVIHALGPETDYVRLLSDGDLDLVIANWDEPPAHLHLSKLFDDPIVCLMRADSAYAKRTGPDQMTVEDYLSLPHVAPWQVLPGYHGIIDSFLDSQNLNRNVVVESAYFGMLPYMVAQTDLVLTTGRQFARFYEKTLALKSFTLPIKFPPMRFYQLWHERVHQATEHKWLREQIGIAAKSMLAK; from the coding sequence ATGGCCAAGCTGCCGGACCACCTGGATATCCACCTGATACGCATCCTGTATCTGCTGCTGTGCGAGAAGAACGTCTCGCGGGTGGCGCTCAAACTCAACCAGCCGCAACCCTCGATCTCGGCCTCGCTGCGCAAGCTGCGCGAACTCACCGGCGACCCCTTGCTGGTGCGCGGCGCGCGCGGCATGGTGCCGACCCAGCACGGCGAAAGCCTGCTGAAGCCGGCCAAGCGCATCCTCGAAGAAACCGAACGCCTGTTCGTGCAAAAGACCGCCTTCGTGCCCCAGGCCGAGGCGCGCACTTTCCATATTGCAGCACCAGATTACATGAATACGCCGTTTTTCCTGGAAGTGGTGGCGCGCCTGCGGCGCGAATCGCCCAAGAGCCGCATCGTGATCCACGCCCTGGGGCCGGAAACCGACTACGTCAGGCTGCTGTCCGACGGCGACCTCGACCTGGTGATCGCCAACTGGGACGAACCGCCGGCCCATTTGCACCTGTCGAAACTGTTCGACGATCCCATCGTCTGCCTGATGCGGGCCGACAGCGCCTACGCCAAGCGCACCGGGCCGGACCAGATGACGGTGGAAGACTACCTGTCATTGCCGCACGTGGCGCCGTGGCAGGTGTTGCCCGGCTACCACGGCATCATCGATTCCTTCCTCGACAGCCAGAACCTGAACCGCAACGTGGTGGTGGAATCGGCCTATTTCGGCATGCTGCCCTATATGGTGGCGCAAACCGACCTGGTGCTGACCACCGGCCGCCAGTTCGCCCGCTTCTATGAAAAGACGCTGGCGCTGAAAAGCTTCACCCTGCCGATCAAGTTTCCACCCATGCGTTTCTATCAACTATGGCATGAACGAGTGCACCAGGCCACCGAACACAAATGGCTGCGCGAACAGATCGGGATTGCCGCCAAGAGCATGCTGGCGAAGTAG
- a CDS encoding urate hydroxylase PuuD, giving the protein MDALLVSYGVEWLNLLVRWLHLITGIAWIGASFYFVWLDNSIRPPKAGSDLAKKGVSGELWAVHGGGFYNPQKYLVAPAELPDDLHWFKWEAYATWLSGFAMLFIVYYFNASAMMINKDVADLSTWQAIGVGLGTLVIGWTVYDLLCRSPLGKRDGLLGLVMYLFIVAAAYVLTHLLSGRAAYIHVGAMIGTMMVGNVLMVIIPGQRKLVEAMRVGKSPDPIYGKKAKQRSVHNNYFTLPVLFIMISNHYGMTYSHPYNWLILAAIIAAGALIRHFFNLRHAGRVSIGYPIAGVALLLAVAIAIAPKPVQPVAPVAKAEAAAVAGGAVAAAGTATAAPAADMAHIQEIIGQRCATCHSAQPTQPGFATAPAGVMLQTPDLIRQHADKIYQQAVQLKAMPLANMTHITDDERALIGAWYTAGAK; this is encoded by the coding sequence ATGGATGCATTGTTAGTTTCATACGGGGTCGAATGGCTCAATCTGCTGGTCCGCTGGCTGCACCTGATCACGGGTATCGCCTGGATCGGCGCATCCTTTTATTTTGTCTGGCTCGATAATTCGATCCGGCCGCCGAAAGCGGGTTCCGACCTGGCCAAGAAGGGCGTCTCCGGCGAGTTGTGGGCAGTCCACGGCGGCGGCTTCTACAATCCGCAAAAATACCTGGTGGCGCCGGCTGAACTGCCGGACGACCTGCACTGGTTCAAATGGGAAGCCTACGCCACCTGGCTGTCGGGCTTCGCCATGCTGTTCATTGTGTATTACTTCAATGCTTCGGCCATGATGATCAACAAGGACGTCGCCGACCTCAGCACCTGGCAGGCGATCGGCGTCGGCCTCGGCACGCTGGTCATCGGCTGGACTGTCTACGACCTGCTGTGCCGCTCGCCGCTGGGCAAGCGCGATGGCTTGCTCGGCCTGGTCATGTACCTGTTCATCGTGGCCGCCGCCTATGTCCTGACGCACCTGCTGAGCGGCCGCGCCGCCTACATCCATGTCGGCGCCATGATCGGCACCATGATGGTGGGTAACGTGCTGATGGTGATCATTCCTGGCCAGCGCAAGCTGGTGGAAGCGATGCGGGTCGGCAAATCGCCGGATCCGATCTACGGCAAGAAGGCCAAGCAACGCAGCGTGCACAACAACTATTTCACACTGCCGGTGCTGTTCATCATGATCAGCAACCACTACGGCATGACTTACAGCCATCCGTACAACTGGCTGATCCTGGCCGCCATCATTGCCGCTGGCGCGCTGATCCGTCACTTCTTCAACCTGCGTCATGCCGGCCGTGTCTCGATCGGCTATCCGATCGCCGGCGTCGCCTTGCTGCTGGCGGTGGCGATTGCGATTGCACCTAAGCCTGTCCAGCCGGTTGCACCTGTCGCCAAGGCAGAAGCTGCTGCGGTTGCAGGCGGCGCCGTCGCCGCCGCAGGCACTGCGACCGCCGCGCCGGCAGCCGACATGGCGCACATCCAGGAAATCATCGGCCAGCGCTGCGCCACCTGCCACTCGGCGCAGCCGACCCAGCCGGGCTTTGCCACGGCGCCGGCCGGCGTCATGCTGCAAACGCCTGACCTGATCCGCCAACACGCCGACAAGATCTATCAGCAAGCGGTGCAGCTGAAGGCCATGCCGCTGGCGAACATGACGCATATCACCGACGACGAACGCGCCCTGATCGGCGCCTGGTATACCGCCGGCGCCAAGTAA